AAAGATATGGTCCCTGGCATAGTCGTAAATACAAACTATACctatatttatacagtataagcTTATAtaaggggaagggagggggttCCTATCAGTAAatgtcactttatttttttatgtacagCTTCTAATATAATATTGTAAGTAGTATTAATAGTTAATGTGGAGGAAATCATACCAGTGTCAGGAGAGACCGTAGATAAAACAAATTTGCTTAATTTCAGGTCAGCCCCCACCCTTTCCCACTCCTCCTGATTCACCAATGGGAAAACGATTGTACCACCTGTGAAGAAACATCTAACCAATCAACAGCGCAACTTTCGTTTCCTTGTTTACCCTACTTCTTCAGGTGCTGCACTACCCATCCCTAAACTTACCAACTTCTCCAAAAAGGATACAAACCTGACTAGTGCAAGACATGTAGCTCTGTGTACCGTCAGTAGCAGGCTCACATTTAACTGACGCCAAGGACATTGGAATATATTTTAGTATGCAAGGTTACAGATGATTTCATTGGCTGTTTTGACAGATATGTTAAATAGAGTCAGCCTTTTGCGGGCCTAGTTTTCTCAGTCTCCCTCTCAAAGTTACCTGCACTAACTAGAAAGTCCAGTTTCTCAAGAGTCCTGGAGGCAGCATGGACCTGGACAGGTAAGAGAAGATTATTATTAGAGTTTTATGGGTTATAACTTCTGTTCATGCCATTAAAATTTTTTTACAAGAACTTGAAATATTTAAgatgtcttttgtttctttgttcttCGCACATAAGCAACAGAACGTTTCTCAATTGAACAAGAAATTATTTCAATGGTTTATTCCTGTTATCTGTATGATACTCATGTAAAGAGTAATATTCACAACATCACAGACAttgcagaaatgccaaaatgtcTGTTATCGGAAAATCattgttaatttttaatttggggaattttactgtaatttctgGAGATATAATTAAATGTTACAATGTTTATATTTACTCATAATTATTGCTAAATATTTGACTTAACTTTGAATATTAAAAACTAGATAATGTTTGACGTGAAATATTTGAGATCTTATAGACTGTTTCTTTTAAGCAGCCTCCCTGAATGACCTCAAAAAcgacatattttaaaaaatgactcttaATTTTGATCCTGAATCACCTGCTTGATATTTTCAGAACTGAAATAGTGGTTctgttatttaaaatgtgataaagaAGCAGTTGTTTGTCAAAATTGAACTTAGATAAACACATGTCACATGGAGCGGCAGATCCATTGAAGTTTGGTGAGAAACAGCCTGGGGCAGACTTGGTGGCTTGGCAGACACGGCTCCCGTTAATGACAGATTGACTTTGTGGTAACAGCATGGCTTAGTGTCTTCTGCCATCGCCCTGTTGTCTCCTCAGTAAAcggctggtggtggtggtaccaAACGAAGTGTCTGTGCCCTCCCGCAAAGTGTTCAGCAGTGAGGATGAAGCATGGAGGAGTTACCTGGAGAACCCACTGACTGCTGCCACTAAGGCCATGATGAGCATCAATGGAGATGAGGACAGTGCAGCAGCTCTGGGGTTGCTGTATGACTACTACAAGGTGTGGAACGCCTGACGTGACAGCCAAAATAATAAGACAATTGTCACATAATATGTTAAAGTTTATTGTGGATCTTATTTTTGGTGTTTGCTTCAACCTTGTCAGGTTCCcaaagagaagagatgtgtCTCCAGTGGTGTTAAACCCACAGACCCCTCTGCTGTTGGGCCTGATAACTGCGGGAGCTTGGAGATGCTAGATCACCATCTTCAGGCCCTCAGATCTATGCCTGTCAACCTCTCCCTAAACAACTCATCCGCTGCAGAACATCAGGGCTCAAAGTACAGAGGAGAGGGTAAACGTGGAGGCGGGGCGGCTCTTGCTCTGGTTAAGACAGAGGGCCAGACGTCCATGCCGTTTCCCTGTTCTGGAAGTTCCTATCGAGAAGAGCCCAGAGAGCAGATAAGGATGGTTTATGAACAGAGCTGCTATGATTTGTCCCTTGCTGGGTATTTGAAAGATGAACAGAGAAGCTCTCCAGACAGCATGTATGAGGATGCTGTGGAAGAAGAGGTGAGACCGGTTTTCCAAGAGGGGTGATGTGGGGCTGTCTTTCTTTAGTCAACccttatttattcagggaagtttcactgagaggaagACTGTCTTTTGTAGGAGcaccctgatcacattcacacagttacacacattcatagtcccagtataaccacagtctgatctgctggcTACTGAGCAGCAGTTGGGGGTTAATGGCCTTTCTCAAGGGAGGGGCAAGCACTGCCTTTTCACTGATTGAACCTACGACCTTCTGGTCACTAGCTTGCTTCTCTAACCTGTAGGCCACCACTGCCCTTGTAAGAGTTTTTCTCCATTGGTAGTAGTTTCTTGCATTTGAAACACACATGATCTTCTTTTACAGATGTATCACAGAAGTCCttcctcaggagttgatgaATTGCACTACAGCCCACCAGAGTAAGTTAAAATTCAAAGAAAAGCAAACTCAAGACTCAAATAAAGAGCAAATAAAAGTCACACTGGTTTTATGTTACATACTGTACTTCCTGCCTACAAAATGTTCCGATGAAGTGTTTATTAGGTCTTAAAGGATATTGCTGgcaatattatatatttgtgttattgtcaacaaatcccatgaaaagaccaaaaaaacaagactgcaTCTCTCAATATAATCAAACTACCCTGGCCTTCCTGTGGCACTCAGTCCCAAGCCTGTTGATTTCCactgaagatgtcatctttaaaaacagcttatAAATATTAGTATATACTActagtatataaatatatactagtttatttttttaaaagccgTTCATTAAACAAGAAGAATTACTGCATATGTTAGGGACTATATCCTgctgcggattaatacacatctGGTGCTCTAGTAAGTATTTACAGCAACAGGACAGTGTTTGTGggactgagtcaaaataaactacagtttctaaattcatcataatgaaggaacatgtcatccagtgcatcggtgtggctcactgatgtgtgtttaatagtttttgggcaaCAATGGAACTCTATGGCACAGGGAAATAAAATActatatatcaggctttggatacacatactggttgggatttgttgacaataagaaaagtatagaatatcaccagacttatagCTGTGCTGTTGCACATGGGAGTACTTTGaatcaacaaaaaaagtgtttattcaGAGCCATAAGAGTATCATCAGAACCTTGCTACGCCCTTTCTTCCACCTGGCAGTCAGAAAACAATTTcagttgttttccttttcatcaaaatgtcaacatttgtGCTAATTTTACTcatatatacaaatacatatatatttaaaaaaaatggtttattCTTTGTATCAGAGGTGATACTGTACCCTAAGGAAGGTTGCCAGATGTTCCCACACATGCTCATGTTCTTACAGTGACACTTTCCAGTACTGTCTGGACGCCAGCATGTCGCTGCGGCCACAGAAAGGAGAAGGACCCATGGCTTACTTGAACCGGGGCCAATTCTACGCCTTGACATTGTCAGAGATCGGCTTTAGATCATCCCGACGTCAGCCCCAAGGCAAAGTGCGGGTGAGTGGGCCAACGCCGTCTCACGGGCCTGATGGGAGCACATCCACAAGTGAGCAGTGCACCATGGAAGGctctgagctgcagcaggacAGTATTGTACAGGTGAGGGAGGGGAGATAGTAAATGGAGAGGCAGTGTAGAGGTTGAGAGTTTTAATCTCATTGTTAGGTAGTGTGAAATTGTGTGTTTCAGAACAAATTTGACACatatttttgattattaaaCTTTTCTACTGTTTTGGCCTGATGCTACCATATTTCTGTTTCAACTGCAGAGCGTTATCATGGTTGTCTTTGGGGAAGATAAGTGCAGAGATGAGCAGCTGAAGAACTGGAAATATTGGCACTCCCACCAGCACACTGCCAAACAGAGAGTCCTGGACATTGGTAAGATGATTATTGTTATCCTCCTCACTGACGGGCCTGCCGGCTGCATCCAGTGATTGATGAGGTTTGTAAGCAGGACAGATGGGGAATAGGCCCAGATACAAAAATGGCAAACTCACTTCAGTATCAAATATCACACTCAGATGTAGATATTATGATGCCTGAGCTCCACAAAACAATGCAGGTAAAGAGAAAGTAAGCAGGTGGTAAACCTGTAGGAACCTCCAGGAGAATCCCGTCGCATACCCTGAGGCGAAACCCTGTACAATTTGAATAACTGTCAATCTTCGATTCGCACAGGAGCACTGAGAAGAGACAGCCAGTGGGTCTGCATTTGCATAGACGTTAACAGGAGAAGTAGGTGGGGGCCTGGACTGAGGCCATATCCTGTATGATCAGCAGGAGACAGGCCTCAACCTGTGGTTGAAAATGCAATGGAATGAACTAGAGATGTCAGACACTGTGCTGGTTGTGTCGGTGGCAAGTTCATGCCAATACTATGGTGAAATCTATAACCAAATGTACGAGTCGAAACTACTTCAGTATGTGAGCAGATGAGTGTTTTAAGCAGTATCCAGGAACCTGTGAGAATCTTGACTGATTTAGATCTTCATTTGTTGGCAAATGTTTGTtgttaggggaaaaaaaaacacctgattATGATACAGATACTGAATTTAAGATAAATTTAAAAGTGTAAACAGACAAATTTGAGTTTATTTAAAGACAGATCAACATCATAGCAGCTCAACTGGGGTggaataagtacatttactcaagaacAGTTCTTCAGTACAATTTGAGGtgcttctactccactacattttaggGGAAAGTATTGTAATTTTTACTACATTCATTTGAAAGCTATAGTTActttttcagattaagatttcacataaaacacatatgaaaacctaaaaaacaatatttcgcagagaagaacagaagaagaaaaaagtccaaaatgtgaatgtaaatttgTACAGCAGAACCTTTCCTGCCCCATTAAATCTCACGACTCTTCAGAATCATCTTGGCCCGACTGCTTGGTTTGGAACCACTGGACCAAACTATCGAACTGTACATGCAGTAGTCAAAACTAGCAACAGCTCAACCAGCTATAACAGTAAAATACTACAtgttgatgcatcagtattaacaatctCTTTATTTAATGTATAATGATATATTGGTCACATGCACATTTTTCCTGCAGAACGAGTACTGTTGATAATTTAAGTATATTTGGTTTATAATacctctgtacttttacttaactgaagttttaatattgttgtattgtattattgCTTGTGTCACAATATTACAAATGCCCTGAAATGTTAGAATCAGTTCTGACACCTCTAAAACTGACTTTAACAATTTCTCTGATCTTCTTTTCACATGCAGCTGACTACAAGGAGAGCTTCAGCACGATTGGAAACGTGGAGGAAATTGCCTACAACGCTGTCTCTTTCACATGGGACGTCAGTGAAGAAGCCAAGGTAAGAAAGctaaagaaaaaagagggagattGTGCTGTTGAAGTCAATGCAAGAGGTGATTGATCTAACAGAGGAATAATTACACTGAAATTACATTCCTTTACAGTTGATAATTTGGTTTTATTGaatttaatttgtctttttaaggATAATAAACTCCAAGACTCCCAAGTTTTTGTTTTAGGGATCTTTAACTGTCTAATTAGCTCACACTGCAGACGATGTTTCAGAATAGTTGCAGGAGCATATGCCAGGCCCCTCTGTCCACCCCCAACCTCTTTGTCCTCCGTGATAGTGGGAGCGTCCCTTGCTTTGTGTTGGGTCATTATTCGGGGTCGCAGACACGCGGGGCAAAAAGACCCTGAAAGGAGCTGCTCGTCTTTCACCTTTTGTAAAGGTGGTCAGTTGGATAAAGACTAACGGCAAACGGCATgtaaacactcacacaccctcacacacacacagcatcagcCCACCCTCAGGCTGTTTTGTGCTCGGGAGATTGTGGCTGTGGCTCCCATTCAGCTCGAGTTTAATGAGAACACCACAAACAGGCTGATTGAAAGAGCGGTAATTACAGCTTAGTTGGTTTGTGgataaatatttattgtttggCACACACCTTCACTCTGCTGTAATTGTTTTAAGGGCGTTCAGCTGTTGTGATGATATTGCATCAAGCTCAGTTTATGCTTCTTCTATGTACTTGTTCTACACTTTACCGCCGAAATGTACCAGCATGTAcagttttttcattaatttatttgagtttcacgtaatgaaaaaataagtaGGCTCACCTGTACAGTCCTGTTATTACATGATATAATCTGTCTGGTAACATTTTTCAGGAAGGAACATATTTCCTGAAATCATTGATAAAAGAACATATGGTATAGGGCTGCctctaataattattttcacaattaattaattagttctttagtccataaaatgtcagaaaatggtgaaaaatgtcaatcactgtttcccagagctcaaggtgactaacgatattcagtttactgtcatagaagactaaagaaaccagaaaatattcacatttgagaagctagaatcagagaatttgaatttttttttttttataaaaaatgactcaaaatgatgaatcaattatcaaaatagttggcaattaatttaatagttggcaactaattgattaaccgattaatcgttgcagctctaatatgatatgatatttattatttatgctGACAATGTCAGATATGCATTCTTATTCTCATCAGTCTCATCAACAGGAATAGATTTTCTGTATTCACTAATAATTGTCTGTTTGGATATGAATAATATTCAGGCCCATGCGTGAACGTGCGTGAAGTCCTCAAGGCTGAAGCTGGGACAGACccatcctgacttttagtctttAGTATAACACTGGATCCTACGTTTCCCATCATGCAAGTCAATGGCATCTTTTTCCTTCCTTGTAAATGTCCAtatctttcaaaatgaaagacattcagggccacagaagacattacacactgttacacattaGTTCTGAGAAGTACTTTTTCAGGATGAGTGAGCtgattttcatgtttaaaatcGGTGGTGTGCGCCTTTAAAAGTGACTTTACTTTCATTCAAA
The sequence above is drawn from the Thunnus maccoyii chromosome 10, fThuMac1.1, whole genome shotgun sequence genome and encodes:
- the LOC121905733 gene encoding grainyhead-like protein 2 homolog isoform X1 encodes the protein MDLDSKRLVVVVPNEVSVPSRKVFSSEDEAWRSYLENPLTAATKAMMSINGDEDSAAALGLLYDYYKVPKEKRCVSSGVKPTDPSAVGPDNCGSLEMLDHHLQALRSMPVNLSLNNSSAAEHQGSKYRGEGKRGGGAALALVKTEGQTSMPFPCSGSSYREEPREQIRMVYEQSCYDLSLAGYLKDEQRSSPDSMYEDAVEEEMYHRSPSSGVDELHYSPPDDTFQYCLDASMSLRPQKGEGPMAYLNRGQFYALTLSEIGFRSSRRQPQGKVRVSGPTPSHGPDGSTSTSEQCTMEGSELQQDSIVQSVIMVVFGEDKCRDEQLKNWKYWHSHQHTAKQRVLDIADYKESFSTIGNVEEIAYNAVSFTWDVSEEAKVFISVNCLSTDFSSQKGVKGMPLIIQIDTYSYNSSSSRPIHRAFAQIKVFCDKGAERKLRDEEKKQLRKRMKGKNGSSGLTSPIKRDDSKLFKTMTDLDSQPVLFIPDVHFGNLQRAGQVFAFNTEEVDREGSVLMKRVSCVADEDICPPQPKKPKVDQERKVLLYVRKECDEVFDALMLRSPTLSALTEAISEKYAVPVDKMVKVYQKSKKGVLVNMDDNIIQHYSNEDTFILAIDSSADSLRVTLSETAT
- the LOC121905733 gene encoding grainyhead-like protein 2 homolog isoform X2, with the protein product MDLDSKRLVVVVPNEVSVPSRKVFSSEDEAWRSYLENPLTAATKAMMSINGDEDSAAALGLLYDYYKVPKEKRCVSSGVKPTDPSAVGPDNCGSLEMLDHHLQALRSMPVNLSLNNSSAAEHQGSKYRGEGKRGGGAALALVKTEGQTSMPFPCSGSSYREEPREQIRMVYEQSCYDLSLAGYLKDEQRSSPDSMYEDAVEEEMYHRSPSSGVDELHYSPPDDTFQYCLDASMSLRPQKGEGPMAYLNRGQFYALTLSEIGFRSSRRQPQGKVRSVIMVVFGEDKCRDEQLKNWKYWHSHQHTAKQRVLDIADYKESFSTIGNVEEIAYNAVSFTWDVSEEAKVFISVNCLSTDFSSQKGVKGMPLIIQIDTYSYNSSSSRPIHRAFAQIKVFCDKGAERKLRDEEKKQLRKRMKGKNGSSGLTSPIKRDDSKLFKTMTDLDSQPVLFIPDVHFGNLQRAGQVFAFNTEEVDREGSVLMKRVSCVADEDICPPQPKKPKVDQERKVLLYVRKECDEVFDALMLRSPTLSALTEAISEKYAVPVDKMVKVYQKSKKGVLVNMDDNIIQHYSNEDTFILAIDSSADSLRVTLSETAT